Proteins co-encoded in one Aspergillus flavus chromosome 2, complete sequence genomic window:
- a CDS encoding uncharacterized protein (expressed protein): MKASLISVILLAAVATVSAQPGGPHNTGVIPEIVVSPPGDGNGVSDKNVGPTDANKLGQSGMLYGTCDTRTRKPTCKKKIGGKWTSKKCLNKCTEGSCRFDPSQPSEPADCSIPKQQ, encoded by the exons ATGAAAGCCAGTCTTATCTCTGTGATACTCCTCGCTGCAGTTGCCACTGTGTCTGCCCAACCTGGAGGACCCCATAACACTGGCGTTATCCCCGAAATTGTAGTTTCGCCCCCAGGTGATGGCAACGGCGTTAGTGACAAAAACGTCGGGCCCACTGATGCTAACAAGCTGGGACAATCTGGGATGCTCTACGGT ACATGCGATACCAGGACACGCAAGCCAACCtgcaaaaagaagattggGGGGAAGTGGACTAGCAAAAAGTGTTTGAATAAG TGTACGGAGGGATCCTGTCGCTTTGATCCGTCGCAGCCTAGTGAGCCTGCGGATTGCAGCATTCCCAAGCAACAATGA
- a CDS encoding RmlC-like cupin domain-containing protein, whose amino-acid sequence MKSPFVGWMLSIILLTPFAATNGLPSNSSIIVDTAPNSVRPYVLPKYKGDAIKLTSSQTIRFSITANSSDGAFSLLQHNGKASGWLSARPHTHGGQKNATNSSHEARVSTPGDYGNIPPGSIHTFQLVDPDSQLTHVFHPGGFEKLFKVFSQGDHDTHGISAPYVPIPDDPSPFGPMTPREYNLLEEYIPRRDFMNGTAGEGKQSWHDGPNTPPDDSMTPYFVAKDYGPKYLNTDIGYKVIQPLATPTQTEGNFTMGTIIMSSKLTNESVSTATLPHHFALQMEEGQLAFQVQGYELVHLLHGDVAFVPAGVSFSYYATVPYTKFMYMNAGSKGLDYQLLRRSVSWDFPAYPISPGFKANITGSKFT is encoded by the exons ATGAAGAGCCCATTTGTCGGATGGATGCTATCCATTATCTTGCTGACCCCTTTTGCTGCGACAAACGGTCTTCCCTCTAACAGCAGCATCATCGTTGATACGGCGCCCAATTCTGTGCGTCCATATGTCCTTCCGAAATATAAGGGAGATGCAATAAAGCTTACCTCGTCCCAAACGATCCGCTTCTCCATCACCGCCAACTCGTCCGACGGTGCCTTTTCGTTGCTGCAACATAACGGCAAAGCTTCAGGCTGGTTATCAGCTCGGCCACACACTCATGGA GGACAGAAGAATGCCACCAATTCCAGCCACGAGGCGCGTGTCTCTACACCTGGTGATTACGGCAATATCCCCCCAGGTTCCATCCACACATTCCAGCTGGTCGATCCTGACTCACAACTTACGCATGTCTTCCATCCTGGCGGTTTCGAGAAACTCTTCAAGGTCTTCAGCCAAGGAGACCACGATACCCATGGCATCAGCGCACCCTATGTTCCCATTCCAGATGATCCTTCCCCCTTCGGGCCGATGACGCCCCGGGAATACAACCTCCTC GAGGAATATATTCCAAGGCGCGACTTTATGAATGGCACAGCTGGTGAAGGCAAGCAGTCTTGGCACGATGGGCCGAACACCCCTCCCGACGATTCGATGACTCCATACTTCGTTGCCAAAGATTACGGCCCGAAATATCTCAACACTGACATCGGTTACAAGGTTATCCAGCCGCTCGCAACCCCCACACAAACAGAAGGGAATTTTACCATGGGAACCATTATCATGTCAAGTAAGCTGACGAACGAGTCCGTCTCGACGGCGACATTGCCGCATCACTTTGCTCTCCAAATGGAGGAGGGCCAGCTTGCTTTCCAGGTACAGGGCTATGAGTTGGTGCATTTGTTGCATGGTGATGTGGCGTTTGTCCCCGCCGGGGTGTCCTTTTCATACTATGCTACTGTGCCCTATACCAAGTTTATGTATATGAATGCAGGAAGTAAGGGGTTGGATTACCAGTTATTGAGGAGGAGCGTGTCCTGGGACTTTCCCGCATATCCCATATCTCCCGGGTTTAAGGCTAACATTACTGGAAGCAAGTTTACCTAG